The following proteins are co-located in the Triticum aestivum cultivar Chinese Spring chromosome 1A, IWGSC CS RefSeq v2.1, whole genome shotgun sequence genome:
- the LOC123054149 gene encoding protein LATERAL ROOT PRIMORDIUM 1 yields MVVLAPASSFHHQRAAAAAAAAADGADQGFALLSAGQCGLADPGAPKSGSAIQFWQSHSQPPATPPAVAPADKKQVASAVDYGGVSSGSGGSTTCSDCGNQAKKDCPHQRCRTCCKSRGFDCTTHVRSTWIPAARRREKHPLGGDLSPPAAPATAATKKPRFHSSQTTTTTTTSRTSTSNGTSSSQQDAPFRDSLPRHVRAPAVFRCVRVTSVDDGADEFAYQAAVSINGHMFRGFLYDQGADNGRTSNDEPSHAHAAAVRSISDLHLGNASAVPPDMYNTVSGALILGGMGYGNTMN; encoded by the exons ATGGTCGTCCTCGCCCCCGCCTCCTCCTTCCACCACCAGAgggccgctgctgctgccgccgcggcGGCCGACGGCGCCGACCAAGGGTTCGCGCTCCTCTCCGCGGGCCAGTGCGGGCTCGCCGACCCTGGCGCTCCCAAGTCCGGCAGCGCCATCCAGTTCTGGCAATCGCACTCGCAGCCCCCCGCGACGCCGCCCGCGGTTGCCCCCGCCGACAAGAAGCAGGTGGCCTCCGCGGTGGACTACGGCGGCGTCTCCTCCGGATCCGGCGGCTCCACCACGTGCAGCGACTGCGGCAACCAGGCGAAGAAGGACTGCCCTCACCAGCGATGCCGGACGTGCTGCAAGAGCCGCGGCTTCGACTGCACCACGCACGTCAGGAGCACCTGGATCCCGGCCGCCCGGCGCCGCGAGAAGCACCCGCTCGGCGGCGACCTTTCCCCTCCCGCCGCTCCTGCCACGGCGGCCACCAAGAAACCGCGGTTCCACTCGTCCcagaccacgaccacgaccaccaccTCTCGCACCTCCACCTCCAACGGCACCTCCTCGAGCCAACAAG ACGCGCCGTTCAGGGACAGCCTGCCGCGGCACGTGCGCGCGCCGGCGGTGTTCCGGTGCGTGCGGGTGACCTCCGTCGACGACGGCGCGGACGAGTTCGCGTACCAGGCGGCGGTGAGCATCAACGGCCACATGTTCAGGGGGTTCCTCTACGACCAGGGCGCCGACAACGGCCGCACCAGCAACGACGAGCCCAGCCACGCGCACGCGGCCGCAGTGCGTAGCATCTCCGACCTCCACCTCGGCAACGCCTCCGCGGTGCCGCCGGACATGTACAACACCGTCAGCGGGGCGCTCATTCTCGGCGGGATGGGCTATGGTAACACCATGAACTGA